Proteins encoded within one genomic window of Leptotrichia hongkongensis:
- a CDS encoding 3'-5' exonuclease encodes MNKEKKLNKNIIFFDVETNGFQGSSVLSMSAIKVNYNSENSGEERNKWKKVSEFNRFYFRNEGEELNEGAVSVNGLTDDVILSERKNIIQNTGIEYPLTFKEDMDNFFLFCQDTNHFVAHNIKFDRSFVDFPLQNQFDTMLTNIDIVKVNGSSYGNYKWPKLMECANYYNIPFEESQLHGSYYDVLIMFRIFFKMMKHKTGNKRILEFLEKE; translated from the coding sequence GTGAACAAAGAAAAAAAACTAAATAAGAATATAATATTTTTTGATGTGGAAACAAATGGATTTCAGGGAAGTTCTGTTTTGTCAATGTCTGCAATAAAAGTGAATTATAATTCTGAAAATTCTGGAGAAGAAAGAAATAAATGGAAAAAAGTATCTGAATTTAACAGATTTTATTTCAGAAATGAAGGTGAGGAGTTAAACGAAGGGGCAGTTAGTGTAAACGGATTGACAGATGATGTAATTTTAAGTGAAAGAAAAAATATTATTCAAAATACAGGAATTGAATATCCTTTAACTTTTAAGGAAGATATGGATAATTTCTTTTTGTTTTGTCAGGATACAAACCATTTTGTAGCCCATAACATAAAATTTGACAGAAGCTTCGTAGATTTTCCTCTGCAAAATCAATTTGATACAATGCTAACAAATATAGACATCGTTAAAGTAAACGGTTCTTCGTACGGAAATTACAAATGGCCAAAACTTATGGAATGTGCCAATTACTATAATATCCCATTTGAAGAAAGTCAGCTTCACGGTAGTTATTACGATGTTCTTATAATGTTTAGAATTTTCTTCAAGATGATGAAGCATAAGACTGGAAATAAACGAATTTTAGAATTTTTAGAAAAAGAATAA
- the lepA gene encoding translation elongation factor 4 — protein sequence MLDQKNKRNFSIIAHIDHGKSTIADRLLEQTGTVTQREMVDQLLDSMDLEREKGITIKAQAVTLKYKARNGETYELNLIDTPGHVDFIYEVSRSLAACDGALLVVDAAQGIEAQTLANVYLALENDLEILPVINKIDLPSADPDKVKLEIEEVIGLPADDAVLVSGKTGFGIEDLLESIIEHIPAPKGEINNPLKALIFDSHYDDFRGVITYIRIIEGKIAKGDRIKIMSTEKEFDVLEVGIFSPKMKEVDELTVGSVGYIITGIKSIKDTQVGDTITHVKNPTDTALEGYRPALSMVFAGIYPVSTDDYEDLREALEKLQLNDASLSYAPETSLALGFGFRCGFLGLLHMEIVVERLRREFNIDLISTAPSVKYNVTPEQGEMIVIDNPAEFPEGKKYIEEPYVKGTIIVPKDYVGNVMELCQEKRGTFLNMNYLDETRTMISYDLPLAEIVIDFYDKLKSRTKGYASFEYEMIGYKESDLVKVDILVSGNPVDAFSFIAHKDNAYYRGRAIVEKLKDVIPRQQFEIPLQAALGTKIIARETIKALRKNVLAKCYGGDITRKKKLLEKQKEGKKRMKAIGNVEIPQEAFLSVLKLND from the coding sequence ATGTTGGATCAAAAAAATAAAAGAAATTTTTCGATAATAGCACACATTGATCATGGAAAATCAACTATTGCGGACAGGCTTTTGGAACAGACAGGAACTGTAACGCAAAGGGAAATGGTAGATCAGCTGTTGGATAGTATGGATTTAGAAAGAGAAAAAGGAATAACGATTAAGGCACAAGCAGTTACGTTGAAGTATAAGGCTCGAAACGGCGAGACTTATGAGTTAAATTTAATTGATACGCCGGGACACGTCGATTTTATTTACGAAGTATCAAGATCGCTTGCCGCTTGTGATGGAGCCTTGCTTGTAGTTGACGCTGCACAGGGAATTGAAGCACAGACATTGGCAAATGTGTATTTGGCTTTGGAAAACGATTTGGAAATATTGCCTGTTATAAACAAGATTGACTTACCTTCAGCTGATCCTGACAAGGTTAAGCTGGAAATAGAGGAAGTTATTGGGCTTCCAGCAGACGATGCTGTTCTTGTTTCTGGAAAAACTGGATTTGGAATTGAAGATTTGCTGGAATCAATTATTGAGCATATTCCTGCACCTAAAGGTGAAATTAACAATCCTTTGAAGGCGTTAATTTTTGACTCGCATTACGATGATTTTAGAGGAGTTATAACATACATTAGAATAATTGAAGGGAAAATTGCAAAAGGAGACAGAATTAAGATTATGTCTACTGAAAAGGAATTTGACGTATTGGAAGTTGGAATTTTCTCGCCTAAAATGAAGGAAGTTGATGAATTGACAGTTGGCTCAGTTGGATATATTATAACAGGAATTAAGTCAATCAAAGATACACAAGTTGGGGATACAATTACGCACGTAAAAAATCCGACAGATACAGCTCTTGAAGGATACCGTCCTGCATTAAGTATGGTTTTTGCGGGAATTTATCCAGTTTCAACAGATGATTATGAAGATTTAAGGGAAGCATTAGAAAAATTACAGTTGAATGATGCTTCATTATCTTATGCTCCAGAAACATCTCTTGCATTGGGATTTGGATTCAGATGTGGATTTTTAGGACTTTTACACATGGAAATAGTTGTAGAAAGATTACGTCGTGAATTTAACATTGACTTGATTTCAACAGCACCGTCGGTTAAATATAACGTAACACCTGAACAAGGGGAAATGATTGTAATTGACAACCCTGCGGAATTTCCGGAAGGGAAAAAGTACATTGAAGAGCCTTATGTAAAAGGGACAATTATTGTTCCAAAGGATTATGTTGGAAACGTAATGGAGCTTTGTCAGGAAAAAAGAGGAACTTTCCTTAATATGAATTACCTTGATGAAACTCGTACAATGATAAGTTACGACTTGCCGCTTGCAGAAATAGTAATTGATTTTTATGATAAATTGAAATCACGTACAAAAGGGTATGCTTCATTTGAATATGAAATGATTGGATATAAGGAATCAGACTTGGTAAAAGTGGATATTTTGGTAAGTGGAAATCCAGTAGATGCCTTTTCATTCATTGCTCATAAAGATAATGCCTATTACAGAGGACGTGCAATCGTTGAAAAATTAAAAGATGTAATTCCGAGACAGCAGTTTGAAATACCATTACAGGCTGCATTGGGTACAAAAATAATTGCAAGGGAAACAATTAAGGCACTTAGAAAGAACGTGCTTGCAAAATGTTATGGTGGAGATATTACACGTAAGAAAAAATTATTAGAAAAACAAAAAGAAGGTAAAAAACGTATGAAGGCAATCGGAAATGTAGAAATACCGCAAGAGGCGTTTTTATCAGTATTAAAACTAAATGATTAA